In Gasterosteus aculeatus chromosome 15, fGasAcu3.hap1.1, whole genome shotgun sequence, a single genomic region encodes these proteins:
- the dicer1 gene encoding endoribonuclease Dicer isoform X2, whose translation MENQVLVMTCHIFLHILRNKFLPLSKINLVVFDDCHLAITDHPYCDIMKLFEGCPGSPRILGLTASILNGKCDPSELEHKIQNLERILRSNAETATDLVVLDRYASQPREVVLDCGPYTDKSGLSSCLQAELDDALYFLSDCNFCVGREDRDPTFISKQVLGDCRAVLQVLGPWCADKAAGIMVRELQKYIKHEQEELSRKFLLFTDTILRKVHALCEEHFSPASLDLKFVTPKVLRLLEILHEYKPFERQQFESVEWYNNRNQDNYVSWSDSEDEDEDEEVEAKERPEANFPSPFTNILCGIIFVERRYTAVVLNRLIKEAGKQDPELAYISSNFITGHSIGKNQPRNKQMEVEFRKQEEVLRKFRAHETNLLIATSIVEEGVDIPKCNLVVRFDLPAEYRSYVQSKGRARAPVSNYIMLADSERTRTFEDDLTTYKAIEKILRNKCSKTVEVSEFEVEQVLDDDDVLPPYVLHSEDGGPRVTINTAIGHINRYCARLPSDPFTHLAPKCKTAERQDERFQSTLYLPINSPLRVPLKGPTMSCARLAEKAVALLCCEKLHKIGELDDHLMPVGKETVKYEEELDLHDEEETNVPGRPGSTKRRQCYPKAIPECLRDSYAVSQQTYYLYVIGMVLTTPLPDELNFRRRKLYPPEDTTRCFGILTAKPIPRIPHFPVYTRSGEVTISIELQKSGFALDGAQLDLITRLHQYVFSHILRLEKPALEFKPTLADSAYCVLPLNVVGDSHILDMDFMFMEDIERSEARTGIPTTQYTKQNPFTFKLEDYQDAVIIPRYRNFDQPHRFYVADVYTDLTPLSKFPSPEYETFAEYYKTKYNLDLSNLNQPLLDVDHTSSRLNLLTPRHLNQKGKALPLSSAEKRKAKWESLQNKQILVPELCAIHPIPASLWRKAVCLPSILYRLHCLLTAEELRAQTASEAGVGAQTLPPDFRYPNLDFGWKRSIDSKAFISLSDSGSEDDEADCPFQETESPDRDPLSRPSSCSSPQPEQGPQAAPGPGEATCTRNLTNGTALVTDMHEEPLHQHDNCQRSQLGSPGRAPTTTSAHSPPPPSDGCTPGRTWHHAFKATSVCSPAATGPDAPAASSPRPAAAPHHEAPTRDSPKSLGPNPGLILQALTLSNASDGFNLERLEMLGDSFLKHAITTYLFCTYPDAHEGRLSYMRSKKVSNCNLYRLGKKKGLPSRMVVSIFDPPVNWLPPGYVVNQDRSSPDKLDSEEAPEEPAANGQPENDSDIEEEDAEELDEDGELMLKEEPKDEVNMEDDLEYYKEHIKFIDNMLLGSGAFGKKISLSGFPPPPAPASGSSTATEPPYEWKAPRKRHQPAAAHYASEPAPSAEEFDYSSWDAMCYLDPSKAGEEDDFVVGFWNPSEENCGAELGKQSISYDLHTEQCIADKSIADCVEALLGCYLTSCGERAAQMFLCSLGLKVLPLESGTPTGALVQSGQTSTRDLSYGWLKIPPRSLLDHPDAERTLNHLISGFENFERKINYTFQNKAYLLQAFTHASYHYNTITDCYQRLEFLGDAILDYLITKHLYEDPRQHSPGVLTDLRSALVNNTIFASLAVKYDYHKYFKAISPELFHVIDDFVQFQLEKNEMQGMDSELRRSEEDEEKEEDIEVPKAMGDIFESLAGAIYMDSSMSLETVWQVYYPMMMPLIEKFSANVPRSPVRELLEMEPETAKFSPAERTYDGKVRVTVEVVGKGKFKGVGRSYRIAKSAAARRALRSLKANQPQVQTN comes from the exons ATGGAGAATCAG GTGCTGGTCATGACCTGCCACATCTTCCTCCACATTTTGAGGAATAAATTCTTACCTTTGTCTAAAATCAACCTGGTGGTGTTTGATGACTGCCACCTGGCCATTACAGACCACCCCTACTGTGACATCATGAAG CTGTTTGAGGGCTGTCCGGGCAGCCCCCGCATCCTGGGCCTCACAGCCTCCATCCTCAACGGGAAGTGTGACCCGTCAGAACTGGAGCACAAGATCCAGAACCTGGAGAGAATCTTGAGGAGCAACGCTGAAACGGCCACGGACCTTGTGGTGCTGGACAG ATACGCGTCTCAGCCCAGAGAAGTGGTGCTGGACTGTGGCCCCTACACGGATAAGAGCggcctctcttcctgtctgcaggCGGAGCTGGATGACGCTCTCTACTTCCTGAGTGACTGCAACTTCTGTGTTGGCAGAGAGGACCGCGACCCCACGTTCATCTCCAAACAG GTCCTGGGGGACTGTCGGGCCGTGCTGCAGGTCCTGGGTCCCTGGTGTGCCGATAAGGCAGCGGGCATCATGGTGCGGGAGCTCCAGAAGTACATCAAACACGAGCAGGAGGAGCTCAGCCGCAAGTTTCTGCTCTTCACTGACACCATCCTGAGAAAGGTGCACGCGCTCTGCGAGGAGCACTTCTCGCCGGCCTCCTTGGACCTCAAGTTCGTCACCCCCAAGGTCCTCCGGCTGCTCGAGATCCTACACGAGTACAAGCCCTTCGAGCGGCAGCAGTTTGAAAGCGTGGAGTGGTACAACAACCGCAACCAGGACAACTACGTGTCGTGGAGCGACTCggaggacgaagacgaggacgaggaggtggaggccaaaGAGAGGCCCGAGGCCAACTTTCCCTCGCCCTTCACCAACATCCTGTGTGGCATCATCTTTGTGGAGAGGCGCTACACAGCTGTCGTCCTCAATCG TCTGATCAAAGAGGCGGGGAAGCAGGACCCGGAGCTGGCTTACATCAGCAGCAACTTCATCACGGGCCACAGCATCGGCAAGAACCAGCCGCGCAACAAGCAGATGGAGGTGGAGTtcaggaagcaggaggag GTTCTCCGCAAGTTCCGGGCTCATGAAACCAACTTGCTGATCGCCACCAGCATCGTGGAGGAAGGCGTGGACATCCCCAAGTGTAACCTGGTTGTGCGGTTCGACCTGCCTGCAGAGTACAGGTCCTACGTCCAGTCCAAAGGCCGAGCCCGAGCTCCAGTCTCCAACTACATCATGCTGGCGGACAGTGAGAGGACCAGGACCTTCGAAGATGACCTTACCACCTACAAGGCCATTGAGAAG ATCTTAAGGAACAAGTGCTCCAAGACGGTGGAGGTGAGTGAGTTTGAAGTGGAGCAGGTGCTGGACGATGACGACGTCCTTCCACCCTACGTCCTGCACTCTGAGGACGGAGGCCCTCGGGTCACCATCAACACAGCCATCGGACACATCAACAG GTACTGCGCCCGGCTGCCCAGTGACCCGTTCACCCACTTAGCACCCAAGTGTAAAACTGCTGAGAGGCAGGACGAGCGCTTCCAGTCCACTCTGTACCTGCCCATCAACTCCCCTCTGCGAGTTCCTCTGAAG GGTCCCACAATGAGCTGCGCCCGGCTGGCAGAGAAAGCAGTCGCACTTCTATGTTGCGAGAAGCTTCACAAAATCG GTGAGCTGGACGATCACCTGATGCCGGTGGGGAAGGAGACGGTGAAGtacgaggaggagctggacctcCACGATGAGGAAGAGACCAACGTTCCAGGCCGGCCCGGCTCCACCAAGAGGAGGCAGTGCTACCCCAAAGCC ATACCCGAGTGTCTGCGGGACAGCTACGCTGTGTCCCAGCAGACCTACTACCTGTACGTCATCGGCATGGTCCTCACCACGCCTCTCCCTGATGAACTCAACTTCCGCAGGAGGAAGCTCTACCCACCGGAGGACACCACCAGGTGCTTCGGCATCCTGACCGCCAAACCCATCCCTCGG ATCCCGCACTTCCCGGTGTACACTCGCTCGGGCGAGGTGACCATCTCCATCGAGCTGCAGAAGTCTGGCTTTGCGCTGGACGGCGCGCAGCTGGACCTCATCACGCGCCTGCACCAGTACGTCTTCTCCCACATCCTGCGCCTGGAGAAGCCCGCGCTGGAGTTCAAGCCCACGCTGGCCGACTCTGCCTACTGCGTTCTGCCTCTGAACGTCG TTGGAGACTCCCACATTCTAGACATGGACTTCATGTTCATGGAGGACATAGAGAGGTCTGAGGCCCGCACGGGCATTCCTACCACTCAGTACACCAAGCAGAACCCCTTCACCTTCAAGCTGGAGGACTACCAGGATGCGGTCATCATTCCGAG gtACCGGAACTTTGACCAGCCGCACCGCTTCTACGTCGCCGATGTGTACACAGACCTGACGCCGCTCAGCAAGTTCCCGTCGCCAGAGTACGAGACGTTTGCCGAGTACTACAAAACAAAGTACAACCTTGACCTGTCCAACCTGAACCAGCCGCTTCTGGACGTGGACCACACCTCCTCCAG ACTGAACCTGTTAACTCCTCGCCACCTGAACCAGAAGGGCAAAGCACTGCCCCTCAGCAgtgcagagaagaggaaggccAAGTGGGAGAGTCTGCAGAACAAGCAG ATCCTGGTTCCAGAGCTGTGTGCCATCCACCCCATCCCCGCCTCGCTGTGGAGGAAAGCAGTGTGTCTGCCCAGCATCCTCTACCGCCTCCACTGCCTCCTGACCGCCGAGGAGCTCCGGGCCCAGACCGCCAGCGAAGCCGGAGTGGGAGCCCAGACACTGCCCCCCGACTTCAG gtacCCAAACCTGGACTTTGGCTGGAAGAGATCCATCGACAGCAAAGCGTTCATCTCCTTATCCGACTCCGGCAGCGAGGACGACGAGGCCGACTGTCCGTTCCAAGAGACTGAGAGCCCTGACCGCGATCCGCTATCCCGCCCCAGTAGTTGCAGCTCCCCCCAGCCCGAGCAGGGGCCCCAAGCGGCCCCCGGGCCCGGAGAAGCCACGTGCACGAGGAATCTAACCAACGGCACCGCCCTAGTGACCGACATGCATGAGGAGCCCCTTCACCAACATGACAACTGCCAACGCTCGCAGCTCGGCTCCCCTGGACGGGCACCAACCACTACCTCAGCTCACAGCCCTCCGCCACCGAGTGATGGATGCACACCAGGGAGGACCTGGCACCACGCATTTAAAGCTACCTCAGTCTGCAGCCCGGCAGCAACGGGTCCCGACGCCCCCGCAGCATCTTCTCCCCGTCCGGCCGCGGCCCCGCATCACGAGGCCCCGACCAGAGACTCCCCCAAAAGCCTGGGGCCCAACCCCGGCCTCATCCTGCAGGCCCTCACCCTGTCCAACGCCAGCGACGGCTTCAACCTGGAGCGGCTGGAGATGCTCGGAGACTCTTTCCTCAAGCACGCCATCACCACGTACCTGTTCTGCACCTACCCCGATGCCCACGAGGGCCGCCTGAGCTACATGCGCAGCAAGAAG gtgagcaACTGTAACCTGTACCGTCTGGGGAAGAAGAAGGGGCTCCCCAGCAGGATGGTGGTGTCCATCTTCGACCCCCCCGTCAACTGGCTGCCTCCTGGATACGTGGTCAACCAGGACAGAAGCAGCCCGGACAAACTGGACTCGGAGGAG GCCCCGGAGGAGCCTGCGGCGAACGGGCAGCCTGAGAACGACTCCGACATTGAGGAGGAAGACGCTGAGGAGCTGGACGAGGACGGTGAGCTGATGCTGAAGGAGGAGCCAAAGGACGAAGTCAACATGGAGGACGACTTGGAGTACTACAAGGAGCACATCAAGTTCATCGACAACATGCTGCTGGGATCCGGCGCGTTCGGTAAGAAGATCTCGCTGAGCggcttccctccccctcccgccccgGCGTCGGGCTCCTCCACCGCCACGGAACCCCCCTACGAGTGGAAGGCGCCAAGGAAGCGCCACCAGCCGGCGGCGGCCCACTACGCCTCGGAGCCGGCGCCCAGCGCGGAGGAGTTTGACTACAGCTCCTGGGACGCCATGTGCTACCTGGACCCCAGTAAGGCGGGCGAGGAGGACGACTTCGTGGTGGGCTTCTGGAACCCGTCCGAGGAGAACTGCGGCGCGGAGCTGGGCAAGCAGTCCATCTCTTACGACTTGCACACGGAGCAGTGCATCGCCGACAAGAGCATTGCCGACTGCGTGGAGGCTCTGCTGGGCTGTTACCTGACCAGCTGTGGGGAGCGAGCCGCCCAGATGTTCCTCTGCTCGCTGGGCCTCAAG GTGTTGCCGTTGGAGAGCGGGACCCCGACCGGAGCGCTGGTGCAGAGCGGTCAGACCTCCACCCGGGACCTGAGCTACGGCTGGCTGAAGATCCCGCCCCGCTCCCTGCTGGACCACCCAGACGCAGAGCGAACCCTCAACCACCTCATCTCCGGCTTCGAAAACTTCGAAAGGAAGATCAACTACACCTTTCAGAACAAGGCGTACCTGCTGCAAGCCTTCACCCACGCTTCCTACCATTACAACACCATCACAG ATTGTTACCAGCGGCTGGAGTTCCTTGGCGATGCAATTCTAGACTACCTCATAACAAAGCACCTTTATGAAGACCCGCGGCAGCACTCTCCCGGCGTGCTGACCGACCTGCGCTCAGCACTCGTCAACAACACCATCTTTGCTTCTCTGGCCGTCAAGTACGACTACCACAAGTATTTCAAGGCCATCTCGCCGGAGCTTTTCCACGTCATCGACGACTTTGTGCAGTTTCAGCTGGAGAAGAATGAGATGCAAGGCATGGACTCCGAG CTGCGTCGCTCCGAAGAagacgaggagaaggaggaggacatcGAGGTCCCTAAGGCCATGGGGGACATTTTTGAGTCGCTGGCCGGCGCTATTTACATGGACAGCAGCATGTCCCTGGAGACGGTGTGGCAGGTGTATTATCCGATGATGATGCCCCTCATAG agAAATTCTCTGCCAACGTGCCCCGCTCTCCTGtgagggagctgctggagaTGGAGCCGGAAACCGCCAAGTTCAG CCCCGCAGAGAGGACGTATGACGGGAAGGTCCGGGTGACGGTGGAGGTCGTCGGGAAGGGCAAGTTCAAAGGAGTCGGCCGCAGCTACCGGATCGCCAAGTCGGCGGCGGCGCGACGGGCGCTGCGCAGCCTCAAAGCCAATCAACCTCAGGTCCAAACCAACTGA
- the dicer1 gene encoding endoribonuclease Dicer isoform X1: MAGLQLVTPATSPMGPFFGLPWQQEAIHDNIYTPRKYQVELLEAAIEHNTIVCLNTGSGKTFIAVLLTKELSHQIRGHYNEKAKRTFFLVNTAVSVVQQAAAVRTHSDLQVGEYTDVKETSSWTDQRWREEIMENQVLVMTCHIFLHILRNKFLPLSKINLVVFDDCHLAITDHPYCDIMKLFEGCPGSPRILGLTASILNGKCDPSELEHKIQNLERILRSNAETATDLVVLDRYASQPREVVLDCGPYTDKSGLSSCLQAELDDALYFLSDCNFCVGREDRDPTFISKQVLGDCRAVLQVLGPWCADKAAGIMVRELQKYIKHEQEELSRKFLLFTDTILRKVHALCEEHFSPASLDLKFVTPKVLRLLEILHEYKPFERQQFESVEWYNNRNQDNYVSWSDSEDEDEDEEVEAKERPEANFPSPFTNILCGIIFVERRYTAVVLNRLIKEAGKQDPELAYISSNFITGHSIGKNQPRNKQMEVEFRKQEEVLRKFRAHETNLLIATSIVEEGVDIPKCNLVVRFDLPAEYRSYVQSKGRARAPVSNYIMLADSERTRTFEDDLTTYKAIEKILRNKCSKTVEVSEFEVEQVLDDDDVLPPYVLHSEDGGPRVTINTAIGHINRYCARLPSDPFTHLAPKCKTAERQDERFQSTLYLPINSPLRVPLKGPTMSCARLAEKAVALLCCEKLHKIGELDDHLMPVGKETVKYEEELDLHDEEETNVPGRPGSTKRRQCYPKAIPECLRDSYAVSQQTYYLYVIGMVLTTPLPDELNFRRRKLYPPEDTTRCFGILTAKPIPRIPHFPVYTRSGEVTISIELQKSGFALDGAQLDLITRLHQYVFSHILRLEKPALEFKPTLADSAYCVLPLNVVGDSHILDMDFMFMEDIERSEARTGIPTTQYTKQNPFTFKLEDYQDAVIIPRYRNFDQPHRFYVADVYTDLTPLSKFPSPEYETFAEYYKTKYNLDLSNLNQPLLDVDHTSSRLNLLTPRHLNQKGKALPLSSAEKRKAKWESLQNKQILVPELCAIHPIPASLWRKAVCLPSILYRLHCLLTAEELRAQTASEAGVGAQTLPPDFRYPNLDFGWKRSIDSKAFISLSDSGSEDDEADCPFQETESPDRDPLSRPSSCSSPQPEQGPQAAPGPGEATCTRNLTNGTALVTDMHEEPLHQHDNCQRSQLGSPGRAPTTTSAHSPPPPSDGCTPGRTWHHAFKATSVCSPAATGPDAPAASSPRPAAAPHHEAPTRDSPKSLGPNPGLILQALTLSNASDGFNLERLEMLGDSFLKHAITTYLFCTYPDAHEGRLSYMRSKKVSNCNLYRLGKKKGLPSRMVVSIFDPPVNWLPPGYVVNQDRSSPDKLDSEEAPEEPAANGQPENDSDIEEEDAEELDEDGELMLKEEPKDEVNMEDDLEYYKEHIKFIDNMLLGSGAFGKKISLSGFPPPPAPASGSSTATEPPYEWKAPRKRHQPAAAHYASEPAPSAEEFDYSSWDAMCYLDPSKAGEEDDFVVGFWNPSEENCGAELGKQSISYDLHTEQCIADKSIADCVEALLGCYLTSCGERAAQMFLCSLGLKVLPLESGTPTGALVQSGQTSTRDLSYGWLKIPPRSLLDHPDAERTLNHLISGFENFERKINYTFQNKAYLLQAFTHASYHYNTITDCYQRLEFLGDAILDYLITKHLYEDPRQHSPGVLTDLRSALVNNTIFASLAVKYDYHKYFKAISPELFHVIDDFVQFQLEKNEMQGMDSELRRSEEDEEKEEDIEVPKAMGDIFESLAGAIYMDSSMSLETVWQVYYPMMMPLIEKFSANVPRSPVRELLEMEPETAKFSPAERTYDGKVRVTVEVVGKGKFKGVGRSYRIAKSAAARRALRSLKANQPQVQTN; this comes from the exons ATGGCAGGCCTGCAGCTTGTCACCCCTGCCACCTCACCCATGGGGCCTTTCTTCGGGCTGCCGTGGCAGCAGGAGGCCATCCACGACAACATCTACACGCCTCGCAAATATCAG GTAGAACTTCTTGAAGCAGCTATTGAACATAATACTATCGTCTGCTTGAATACTGGCTCAGGGAAGACCTTTATTGCAGTACTTCTAACAAAGGAGCTCTCCCACCAAATCCGGGGACATTACAATGAAAAGGCAAAGAGGACGTTTTTCCTGGTGAACACAG CTGTGTCTGTAGTTCAGCAAGCGGCTGCAGTCAGGACTCACTCTGACCTGCAAGTGGGAGAGTACACGGACGTGAAGGAGACCTCGTCATGGACGGACCAACGCTGGAGGGAAGAAATAATGGAGAATCAG GTGCTGGTCATGACCTGCCACATCTTCCTCCACATTTTGAGGAATAAATTCTTACCTTTGTCTAAAATCAACCTGGTGGTGTTTGATGACTGCCACCTGGCCATTACAGACCACCCCTACTGTGACATCATGAAG CTGTTTGAGGGCTGTCCGGGCAGCCCCCGCATCCTGGGCCTCACAGCCTCCATCCTCAACGGGAAGTGTGACCCGTCAGAACTGGAGCACAAGATCCAGAACCTGGAGAGAATCTTGAGGAGCAACGCTGAAACGGCCACGGACCTTGTGGTGCTGGACAG ATACGCGTCTCAGCCCAGAGAAGTGGTGCTGGACTGTGGCCCCTACACGGATAAGAGCggcctctcttcctgtctgcaggCGGAGCTGGATGACGCTCTCTACTTCCTGAGTGACTGCAACTTCTGTGTTGGCAGAGAGGACCGCGACCCCACGTTCATCTCCAAACAG GTCCTGGGGGACTGTCGGGCCGTGCTGCAGGTCCTGGGTCCCTGGTGTGCCGATAAGGCAGCGGGCATCATGGTGCGGGAGCTCCAGAAGTACATCAAACACGAGCAGGAGGAGCTCAGCCGCAAGTTTCTGCTCTTCACTGACACCATCCTGAGAAAGGTGCACGCGCTCTGCGAGGAGCACTTCTCGCCGGCCTCCTTGGACCTCAAGTTCGTCACCCCCAAGGTCCTCCGGCTGCTCGAGATCCTACACGAGTACAAGCCCTTCGAGCGGCAGCAGTTTGAAAGCGTGGAGTGGTACAACAACCGCAACCAGGACAACTACGTGTCGTGGAGCGACTCggaggacgaagacgaggacgaggaggtggaggccaaaGAGAGGCCCGAGGCCAACTTTCCCTCGCCCTTCACCAACATCCTGTGTGGCATCATCTTTGTGGAGAGGCGCTACACAGCTGTCGTCCTCAATCG TCTGATCAAAGAGGCGGGGAAGCAGGACCCGGAGCTGGCTTACATCAGCAGCAACTTCATCACGGGCCACAGCATCGGCAAGAACCAGCCGCGCAACAAGCAGATGGAGGTGGAGTtcaggaagcaggaggag GTTCTCCGCAAGTTCCGGGCTCATGAAACCAACTTGCTGATCGCCACCAGCATCGTGGAGGAAGGCGTGGACATCCCCAAGTGTAACCTGGTTGTGCGGTTCGACCTGCCTGCAGAGTACAGGTCCTACGTCCAGTCCAAAGGCCGAGCCCGAGCTCCAGTCTCCAACTACATCATGCTGGCGGACAGTGAGAGGACCAGGACCTTCGAAGATGACCTTACCACCTACAAGGCCATTGAGAAG ATCTTAAGGAACAAGTGCTCCAAGACGGTGGAGGTGAGTGAGTTTGAAGTGGAGCAGGTGCTGGACGATGACGACGTCCTTCCACCCTACGTCCTGCACTCTGAGGACGGAGGCCCTCGGGTCACCATCAACACAGCCATCGGACACATCAACAG GTACTGCGCCCGGCTGCCCAGTGACCCGTTCACCCACTTAGCACCCAAGTGTAAAACTGCTGAGAGGCAGGACGAGCGCTTCCAGTCCACTCTGTACCTGCCCATCAACTCCCCTCTGCGAGTTCCTCTGAAG GGTCCCACAATGAGCTGCGCCCGGCTGGCAGAGAAAGCAGTCGCACTTCTATGTTGCGAGAAGCTTCACAAAATCG GTGAGCTGGACGATCACCTGATGCCGGTGGGGAAGGAGACGGTGAAGtacgaggaggagctggacctcCACGATGAGGAAGAGACCAACGTTCCAGGCCGGCCCGGCTCCACCAAGAGGAGGCAGTGCTACCCCAAAGCC ATACCCGAGTGTCTGCGGGACAGCTACGCTGTGTCCCAGCAGACCTACTACCTGTACGTCATCGGCATGGTCCTCACCACGCCTCTCCCTGATGAACTCAACTTCCGCAGGAGGAAGCTCTACCCACCGGAGGACACCACCAGGTGCTTCGGCATCCTGACCGCCAAACCCATCCCTCGG ATCCCGCACTTCCCGGTGTACACTCGCTCGGGCGAGGTGACCATCTCCATCGAGCTGCAGAAGTCTGGCTTTGCGCTGGACGGCGCGCAGCTGGACCTCATCACGCGCCTGCACCAGTACGTCTTCTCCCACATCCTGCGCCTGGAGAAGCCCGCGCTGGAGTTCAAGCCCACGCTGGCCGACTCTGCCTACTGCGTTCTGCCTCTGAACGTCG TTGGAGACTCCCACATTCTAGACATGGACTTCATGTTCATGGAGGACATAGAGAGGTCTGAGGCCCGCACGGGCATTCCTACCACTCAGTACACCAAGCAGAACCCCTTCACCTTCAAGCTGGAGGACTACCAGGATGCGGTCATCATTCCGAG gtACCGGAACTTTGACCAGCCGCACCGCTTCTACGTCGCCGATGTGTACACAGACCTGACGCCGCTCAGCAAGTTCCCGTCGCCAGAGTACGAGACGTTTGCCGAGTACTACAAAACAAAGTACAACCTTGACCTGTCCAACCTGAACCAGCCGCTTCTGGACGTGGACCACACCTCCTCCAG ACTGAACCTGTTAACTCCTCGCCACCTGAACCAGAAGGGCAAAGCACTGCCCCTCAGCAgtgcagagaagaggaaggccAAGTGGGAGAGTCTGCAGAACAAGCAG ATCCTGGTTCCAGAGCTGTGTGCCATCCACCCCATCCCCGCCTCGCTGTGGAGGAAAGCAGTGTGTCTGCCCAGCATCCTCTACCGCCTCCACTGCCTCCTGACCGCCGAGGAGCTCCGGGCCCAGACCGCCAGCGAAGCCGGAGTGGGAGCCCAGACACTGCCCCCCGACTTCAG gtacCCAAACCTGGACTTTGGCTGGAAGAGATCCATCGACAGCAAAGCGTTCATCTCCTTATCCGACTCCGGCAGCGAGGACGACGAGGCCGACTGTCCGTTCCAAGAGACTGAGAGCCCTGACCGCGATCCGCTATCCCGCCCCAGTAGTTGCAGCTCCCCCCAGCCCGAGCAGGGGCCCCAAGCGGCCCCCGGGCCCGGAGAAGCCACGTGCACGAGGAATCTAACCAACGGCACCGCCCTAGTGACCGACATGCATGAGGAGCCCCTTCACCAACATGACAACTGCCAACGCTCGCAGCTCGGCTCCCCTGGACGGGCACCAACCACTACCTCAGCTCACAGCCCTCCGCCACCGAGTGATGGATGCACACCAGGGAGGACCTGGCACCACGCATTTAAAGCTACCTCAGTCTGCAGCCCGGCAGCAACGGGTCCCGACGCCCCCGCAGCATCTTCTCCCCGTCCGGCCGCGGCCCCGCATCACGAGGCCCCGACCAGAGACTCCCCCAAAAGCCTGGGGCCCAACCCCGGCCTCATCCTGCAGGCCCTCACCCTGTCCAACGCCAGCGACGGCTTCAACCTGGAGCGGCTGGAGATGCTCGGAGACTCTTTCCTCAAGCACGCCATCACCACGTACCTGTTCTGCACCTACCCCGATGCCCACGAGGGCCGCCTGAGCTACATGCGCAGCAAGAAG gtgagcaACTGTAACCTGTACCGTCTGGGGAAGAAGAAGGGGCTCCCCAGCAGGATGGTGGTGTCCATCTTCGACCCCCCCGTCAACTGGCTGCCTCCTGGATACGTGGTCAACCAGGACAGAAGCAGCCCGGACAAACTGGACTCGGAGGAG GCCCCGGAGGAGCCTGCGGCGAACGGGCAGCCTGAGAACGACTCCGACATTGAGGAGGAAGACGCTGAGGAGCTGGACGAGGACGGTGAGCTGATGCTGAAGGAGGAGCCAAAGGACGAAGTCAACATGGAGGACGACTTGGAGTACTACAAGGAGCACATCAAGTTCATCGACAACATGCTGCTGGGATCCGGCGCGTTCGGTAAGAAGATCTCGCTGAGCggcttccctccccctcccgccccgGCGTCGGGCTCCTCCACCGCCACGGAACCCCCCTACGAGTGGAAGGCGCCAAGGAAGCGCCACCAGCCGGCGGCGGCCCACTACGCCTCGGAGCCGGCGCCCAGCGCGGAGGAGTTTGACTACAGCTCCTGGGACGCCATGTGCTACCTGGACCCCAGTAAGGCGGGCGAGGAGGACGACTTCGTGGTGGGCTTCTGGAACCCGTCCGAGGAGAACTGCGGCGCGGAGCTGGGCAAGCAGTCCATCTCTTACGACTTGCACACGGAGCAGTGCATCGCCGACAAGAGCATTGCCGACTGCGTGGAGGCTCTGCTGGGCTGTTACCTGACCAGCTGTGGGGAGCGAGCCGCCCAGATGTTCCTCTGCTCGCTGGGCCTCAAG GTGTTGCCGTTGGAGAGCGGGACCCCGACCGGAGCGCTGGTGCAGAGCGGTCAGACCTCCACCCGGGACCTGAGCTACGGCTGGCTGAAGATCCCGCCCCGCTCCCTGCTGGACCACCCAGACGCAGAGCGAACCCTCAACCACCTCATCTCCGGCTTCGAAAACTTCGAAAGGAAGATCAACTACACCTTTCAGAACAAGGCGTACCTGCTGCAAGCCTTCACCCACGCTTCCTACCATTACAACACCATCACAG ATTGTTACCAGCGGCTGGAGTTCCTTGGCGATGCAATTCTAGACTACCTCATAACAAAGCACCTTTATGAAGACCCGCGGCAGCACTCTCCCGGCGTGCTGACCGACCTGCGCTCAGCACTCGTCAACAACACCATCTTTGCTTCTCTGGCCGTCAAGTACGACTACCACAAGTATTTCAAGGCCATCTCGCCGGAGCTTTTCCACGTCATCGACGACTTTGTGCAGTTTCAGCTGGAGAAGAATGAGATGCAAGGCATGGACTCCGAG CTGCGTCGCTCCGAAGAagacgaggagaaggaggaggacatcGAGGTCCCTAAGGCCATGGGGGACATTTTTGAGTCGCTGGCCGGCGCTATTTACATGGACAGCAGCATGTCCCTGGAGACGGTGTGGCAGGTGTATTATCCGATGATGATGCCCCTCATAG agAAATTCTCTGCCAACGTGCCCCGCTCTCCTGtgagggagctgctggagaTGGAGCCGGAAACCGCCAAGTTCAG CCCCGCAGAGAGGACGTATGACGGGAAGGTCCGGGTGACGGTGGAGGTCGTCGGGAAGGGCAAGTTCAAAGGAGTCGGCCGCAGCTACCGGATCGCCAAGTCGGCGGCGGCGCGACGGGCGCTGCGCAGCCTCAAAGCCAATCAACCTCAGGTCCAAACCAACTGA